In Agrococcus jenensis, the genomic window ATGATGATGTTGGCCGAGCCGACGAAGAGGCTCGCGCCGATGATGCCGCCGAGGGCGATCATCGTGACGTGCCGCGACTTCAGCTTCTTGCCGACGATCTGACCGGCGGAGGTCTCCGGCGAGACGGGGTTGTCGTACGGCGAGCTGGCGCTCGAGCCGGTGATGGGGTCGCGTGCCAAGGGATCGCTCCTTCTGATGGGGTGGGCCGCGAGCAGCATCTGCGGCGGCGACACCTGATCGTACATATCTGATCGAGCGTGATCGGCGATACGTCACGAGGCTGAAACATCACGAATGGTGACGATTCCTCCTATTGCGCCAGGTAGCCGCCGTCGACCGGGATGGACGTGCCGGTGATGTAGGCCGCACCCGGGCTCGCCAGGAATGCGACCGTCGCGGCCACATCCTGCGGCGTCGCGATGCGCTGCAGCGGGATCGCCGCGGCCACGCGCTGCTCCGTCGCTGCCGGGTCGTCCTGCTCCGCGACCCACGATTCGTAGAGCGGCGTGCGCGTCATCCCGGGCGCCACGGCGTTCACCCGGATGTCGTGCGGCGCGAGCTCGACGGCAGCCGCGGTCGTGAGCGCGAGCATCGCGCCCTTGCTCGCGCTGTAGACGCTCATCGTCGGCACGCCGATGCTCGCGAGGCGCGACGTGATGTTGATGATCGAGCCGCCGCGGCCGGCGTCGCGCATCGCCCTGCCTGCCGCCTGCAGGCAGGCGATCGCGGCGAAGACGTTGGTCTCGAACGTCGTGCGCACCTCATCGGCGGGGGTGTCGAGCAGCCAGCCGGTGTGGTCGCTGGCGGCGTTGTTGACGAGCACGTCGAGGCGACCCTCGGCGGCGACGGTGGCGGCGACGAGCTCGTCGGCGGCCCCCGGTGCAGTCAGGTCGGCGGCGATGAATCGTGCGCCGATGTCGTCGGCGACCGACTCAGCCCGCTCGCGCGAGCGCCCGCTGATGACGACCCGGAGCCCATCCTCGACGAGCCGGCGGGCGATCTCGACGCCGATGCCCGAGGTCGCGCCGGTGACGAGCGCGACGCGCGACTGCTCTGGTGCTTCGGGGTTGAGCATGCTCTCAGGTTACGTCCGCGCCGCATCGGCATTCAGCCCACACTGAGTACCTCGCCTTCATCGGAGCGCACATGGGCTTCGTCGCTTGAGGACGCGCGACGCCGAAGCCTGCTGGGTTAGCCGATGTCGAATGCGAGTCGTCTGATCCGATCGATGAACTGCGACGACAGCATCCATCCATCCGCCATGGAGGAGAGGTACTGCGCTGCCCCTGCAAGCTGCTGCGCTTTCGTCGCGAACGAAAGCCGGGGCTCTCGCGAGCGCAGCTCTGCCGCAATCTCATCGGCACGTTCCTGCAGGAGCATCTCCTGATGCTCGGATGCGATGCTCGCTTGCTGACG contains:
- a CDS encoding SDR family NAD(P)-dependent oxidoreductase — protein: MLNPEAPEQSRVALVTGATSGIGVEIARRLVEDGLRVVISGRSRERAESVADDIGARFIAADLTAPGAADELVAATVAAEGRLDVLVNNAASDHTGWLLDTPADEVRTTFETNVFAAIACLQAAGRAMRDAGRGGSIINITSRLASIGVPTMSVYSASKGAMLALTTAAAVELAPHDIRVNAVAPGMTRTPLYESWVAEQDDPAATEQRVAAAIPLQRIATPQDVAATVAFLASPGAAYITGTSIPVDGGYLAQ